A DNA window from Cognatiyoonia koreensis contains the following coding sequences:
- a CDS encoding DUF1013 domain-containing protein gives MSDKPIMAKATAVWLCDNTTLTFKQIADFCGFHELEVQGIADGDVATGVKGFDPIANNQLTQEEIDKAEKDPAYKLKLKFNKAAVGEEKRRGPRYTPLSKRQDRPASIYWLVKFHPELSDGQISKLVGTTKPTIQAIRERTHWNINNLEPIDPVALGLCKQSELDLAVQKANAKKAKEGTVMSDDERRKLVSTEQSLGMDPEPKMPTAIAGLETFSLADPREDEDEEEEDKRDVSDADSFFNLPEGGDDDEGDDDK, from the coding sequence ATGTCCGACAAACCGATTATGGCCAAAGCAACTGCCGTCTGGCTGTGCGACAACACTACACTGACCTTCAAGCAAATCGCTGATTTCTGCGGTTTTCACGAACTTGAAGTGCAGGGCATTGCTGACGGTGACGTAGCAACTGGCGTGAAAGGCTTTGATCCCATTGCGAACAATCAATTGACGCAGGAAGAAATCGACAAGGCTGAAAAAGACCCTGCGTATAAGCTGAAGCTCAAGTTCAACAAGGCCGCCGTCGGCGAGGAAAAGCGCCGTGGTCCACGCTATACACCCCTGTCCAAGCGGCAGGATCGCCCAGCTTCGATTTACTGGCTGGTGAAGTTTCACCCTGAGTTGTCCGATGGCCAGATTTCCAAACTTGTTGGCACGACCAAGCCGACAATTCAGGCGATCCGTGAACGGACCCACTGGAACATCAACAACCTTGAACCGATCGATCCTGTGGCCCTTGGTCTTTGTAAACAGTCAGAGCTGGACCTAGCAGTGCAAAAGGCCAACGCCAAGAAGGCGAAGGAAGGCACCGTCATGTCCGATGACGAACGCCGCAAGCTTGTCAGCACCGAACAATCCCTTGGCATGGACCCAGAGCCAAAGATGCCAACCGCGATTGCCGGACTGGAAACATTCAGCCTCGCTGATCCCCGCGAAGATGAGGACGAGGAAGAGGAGGACAAGCGCGACGTGTCCGATGCGGACAGCTTCTTTAACCTGCCGGAAGGTGGGGATGATGACGAAGGTGACGACGACAAGTAA